Within Topomyia yanbarensis strain Yona2022 chromosome 2, ASM3024719v1, whole genome shotgun sequence, the genomic segment TATCCCAGTCAATTAAGACAGGACACTCTTTTCTCATCACTAGAACCTTCCTATGGACCGACTCTCGGACGGTATTGGCGTGGATTCAATCAGACCACCGGAAATACAAACAGTTCGTGGCGTTCCGCATAGGTGAAATTCTCAGTCAGGTAGGCCCCGATGATTGGCGCTGGCTCCCAAGCAAAATGAACAGCGCTGATGTATTAACGAAATGGAAACCCGGTCAGCCTTTGGATTCAAACGGTGAATATGTGAAAGGACACGAATTTCTGCACCGTCCGATGCAATATTGGCCTCCTGAAGAAACTGTGACACCAAATCCAAAGGAAGAGCTTCGAGCCGTTCATTTGTTTCACGAAATAGTTTCCACTCAAACGCTTGTTGACTCCACCCGCTTTTCATGTTGGAACGTTTTTATTAGAACGGTTGCCTGTATTTTTCGGTTCATTTCGAACTGTCGCACTAAAAAATTAGACCAACGAATTACAGCGTTGCCTGCCTCACCGAGGCTCTTGAAGGTTATAAACAAGCCATTGACAGCAGTAGTGACCCCACTTACCAGAGAGGAATATCGAAGTGCTGAAAATTACCTATGGAGAATGGTTCAACAAGAGACCTTTGGCGACGAAGTGAAGATCTTGTTCAAGAATCGCGGTTTGCCTCCCGAGCGATGGTACGCTTTAGAACGTTGCAGTCATCTATTCAAACTATCGCCGATGTTGGATGAGCATAATGTTATCCGATTGGAGAGTCGATCTGCACATGCTGAATTTATTTCGTTCGAGCTGAGATTTCCGATTGTGCTCCCTAAAGACCATGACGTCACTAAGAAGCTTTTACTTTTCTACCACAAGAAATTTGGTCACGCTAATCGTGAGACGGTAGTGAACGAGATACGACAGCGCTTTTATATCCCGAAATTGCGCGCAGCAGTACTACAGGTATCGAAGAAATGCATCTGGTGTCGAGTCCACAAATGTTCTCCAACATTTCCCAGAATGGCACCTTTGCCCGATCAGAGGCTCACGTCGAGAATGCGACCATTTAGTTTCGTGGGCATCGACTATTTTGGGCCACTCAACGTTACTGTCGGACGGCGGAACGAAAAGCGATGGGTGACATTGATGACGTGCTTGACCACTAGAGCCATACACATGGAGGTTGCTCACGGTCTCACCAGCCAGGCGTGCATCATGGCCATACGTAGATTTATGTGTCGCAGAGGAGTCCCCCTTGAATTCTTTTCGGATAAtgggacaaattttcaagctgTAAGTAAAGAGTTTGGAAGGCTAGGAAGACAAATTGACATCGATTGCGCGGAAGCTTTCACGGATGCTCGAACGCAGTGGCACTTCAACCCACCTTCGGCCCCTCACATGGGTGGTAGCTGGGAAAGGCTGGTGAGGTCTGCAAAGGAGGCAATGAAGGCATTCGATGATGGAAGAAAACTAACCGACGAAGTGTTGTTGACTGTTTTGGCAGAATCGGAAGATATGATCAACTGTCGGCCGTTGACGTACATGCCTCAGGAGTCAGCGGAGGAAGAGGCCTTGACACCTAATCATTTCCTTCGTGGACTCCCATCCGATGAACGCAAGTTGGAACCTGTGGCCGTCAACCCGGCTGAAGCTCTTAGGGCCCAGTACAAGAGATCACAACAACTGGCAGATGTACTGTGGCAGCGATGGGTGAAAGAGTATATTCCTACCATCAACCGTCGGACTAAGTGGTATGAAGATTCCGAGCCGATTGCTGTAGGTGATTTGGTGTATATAACGGATGGAAGCAGCCGCAGATGCTGGACTCGTGGTGTTGTGGAACAGTTGATTCGAGGTCGCGACGGGAGAGTACGCCAGGCGATGGTCAGAACGAACAGAAGGATACTGCGTCGCGCGGTGACAAAGCTAGCGGTACTAGAGTTAGGTGGTAAATCTGGCCAAGGAACCGAGCTTGGACCAGAGTTACGGGAGGGGGGATTATTGGCACCACTGCACTGAACCGTTAAGACACTGAGCGACTCTGCACGAGTGAGAGCTATATAGCATTTCAGTTCCGTGACAAATGGTTGGCATCGTGCCATTGTAAAAGGTACAGAACACTTACGAGCAATACTTTATTCTACATTTAGCCAATCATCtttctctaaaaatattcataaattgcCGAGGGAAGGCTTTGATTATCATTGTTCGGAGAGCAGATGAGATAGAAGAAAAACCATTAATTTTTGAGCTGCACTAAACAGAACGGTCTGCTTCCAAAAAAGGGTTTTTACTCATCCGAACAAGTACAGTTCTTAAGATCCGACATTTTATATTACAGTGCAGCGATGGACACAGTGACCGGGAGGCCGGTTGCAATCAAGAAACTCTCCCGACCATTCCAAGACGTAACGCATGCTAAGCGAGCCTACCGCGAGATAAAACTGATGCGCTTAGTCGATCACCCATTTGTAAGTACTACAAGAAGTTTTGAGCCAACGAAATTTCGTTTTGATCAATCCATTCAAATTACAGATCATCAAATTACTCCACGCGTATACCCCGCAAACGACGTTGCGAACGTTCTGCGACATATACCTGTTCACCGAACGCATGGACACCAACCTCAGCGTCGTGATTGGCAACCGGTTGGACCACGAGAGGCTATCCTTTCTGGTATACCAAATGCTATGTGGAATAAAGTACCTTCACTCGGCTGGGATAATCCACCGTGACCTAAAACCTACCAACATTGTAGTGCGGGCGGATTGTTCCCTGAAAATACTGGACTTTGGTTTAGCTCGAAGCGTAGGAACCAACTTTATGATGACTCAGTATGTAGTTACGCGGCACTACCGAGCTCCGGAAGTCATTCTAAGCTTGGACTACGGTACCAATGTGGACATTTGGGCGATAGGTTGTATACTGGCGGAACTAATCACCGGGCAGGTGTTGTTTCCAGGAACCGATCACGTCGATCAGTGGAACCGAATCATCACTACCCTGGGAACGCCAACGGCAGAGTTCATTGCACGAAGTAGTCAATCGGCCCGGAGATATATCGAAACACTGCCCGTTTATCCGAAACCTCAGTTCGATCAGCTGTTCCCGGATTCCGCGTTTCTAGCCGTGGAAGGCTCCGGAACAGCTGGTTTGAACAATCACAACGCTCGAGACATGCTCCAGCGGATGTTGGCAATCGATCCGCTGGAGCGAATATCCGTTCAGGACGCGCTTGCTCATCCCTACGTTAATGTTTGGTTCCACGAAGACGAAGTAAACCGGCCAGCCCCGGTTCCGTACGATCACGCTTTGGACGAACAGGAGCTGACGATTGATCAATGGAAGGCGTTACTTTTTCAAGAGATCCAGGAGATCCAAAATTTAACGCTAGGGACCGGTACCGAGAACTGACGGAAAAGGGGCGTTGGTTAATTGACCCAACAAGATGTACGTAAATTGGGACCTAAGTAGGATGTATTCTCCTGTCAATTGAgtctatttttaaagttttgttGTGCTTTATCTCaagtttatatattttttattcatgatttttaaGTATTTGCTGCCAATAAGACAGTTGTTAGCTAAGTAGGATAAATGTTATACACCTAAAGTCTTTCGAAATGTGCAATACAAACTCGCAAAGCCAACGGTGCTTAATTTGTACTGTGCT encodes:
- the LOC131681499 gene encoding stress-activated protein kinase JNK-like, giving the protein MDRLPQPADPSSGDTEFTVPGRFQNLFPIGIGAQGAVCAAMDTVTGRPVAIKKLSRPFQDVTHAKRAYREIKLMRLVDHPFIIKLLHAYTPQTTLRTFCDIYLFTERMDTNLSVVIGNRLDHERLSFLVYQMLCGIKYLHSAGIIHRDLKPTNIVVRADCSLKILDFGLARSVGTNFMMTQYVVTRHYRAPEVILSLDYGTNVDIWAIGCILAELITGQVLFPGTDHVDQWNRIITTLGTPTAEFIARSSQSARRYIETLPVYPKPQFDQLFPDSAFLAVEGSGTAGLNNHNARDMLQRMLAIDPLERISVQDALAHPYVNVWFHEDEVNRPAPVPYDHALDEQELTIDQWKALLFQEIQEIQNLTLGTGTEN